One window from the genome of Pseudomonas fluorescens encodes:
- a CDS encoding PQQ-dependent sugar dehydrogenase, producing the protein MNLKLEWVLVPAFLAMGFAASALAAEVRAERVATGLENPWAVAFLPAHRYLVTERPGRLRVVGADGSIGPPVEGLPAIAAGGQGGLLDVVTDSAFDVNRMVYFCFSEPAAGGAGNSTAVARATLSSNMVRLDNLQVIFSQRPKVSSSAHFGCRIVEAKDGTLFVTLGERYSRKEDAQELDNHLGKVVRIQKDGVVPTDNPFVGRPGALPEIWSYGHRNSQGATLGPDGRLWMNDHGPQGGDEINVPLAGRNYGWPVITYGENYGGGKIGDGLTAKDGMEQPLHYWVPSIAPSGMAFLTSDRYGPAWKGNLFVGSLKFGYLDRIELKDGKVVAEHKLLEDGHARVRDVRQGPDGLLYVLTDEQDGKLLRLQPR; encoded by the coding sequence ATGAATCTGAAACTTGAGTGGGTTCTGGTCCCAGCATTTCTTGCCATGGGTTTTGCTGCCAGCGCGCTGGCCGCCGAGGTGCGGGCTGAGCGGGTGGCAACCGGATTAGAGAATCCCTGGGCAGTGGCCTTTCTGCCGGCACATCGCTACTTGGTGACAGAACGGCCGGGACGGCTTCGGGTGGTTGGTGCCGATGGGAGCATCGGCCCGCCGGTTGAGGGGCTGCCGGCGATCGCGGCAGGCGGGCAGGGCGGGCTGCTGGATGTGGTGACCGACAGTGCTTTCGACGTGAATCGCATGGTCTACTTCTGCTTTTCCGAACCGGCTGCTGGTGGCGCGGGCAATAGCACGGCAGTGGCACGCGCGACGCTGTCGAGCAACATGGTGCGTCTCGACAACCTGCAGGTGATTTTCAGTCAGCGACCGAAAGTGAGCAGCTCCGCGCATTTCGGCTGCCGCATCGTCGAGGCGAAGGACGGGACGCTTTTCGTCACGTTGGGGGAGCGTTACAGCCGGAAGGAGGATGCGCAGGAGCTCGATAACCACTTGGGCAAAGTGGTGCGCATCCAGAAGGACGGCGTGGTGCCGACCGACAACCCTTTCGTCGGCCGCCCCGGTGCCTTGCCAGAGATCTGGAGCTATGGCCATCGCAATAGCCAGGGCGCTACGCTCGGTCCGGACGGCCGCCTCTGGATGAACGATCACGGTCCGCAGGGCGGCGACGAGATCAACGTTCCGCTGGCGGGTCGCAACTACGGTTGGCCGGTCATAACCTACGGCGAAAACTATGGCGGCGGGAAGATTGGCGACGGCCTGACCGCCAAGGACGGCATGGAGCAGCCGCTGCATTATTGGGTGCCCTCGATCGCGCCGTCCGGCATGGCCTTCCTGACTAGCGACCGTTATGGGCCGGCATGGAAGGGCAATCTCTTCGTCGGTTCGCTCAAGTTCGGTTACCTCGACCGTATCGAACTGAAAGACGGTAAGGTCGTGGCCGAGCACAAGTTGCTGGAGGACGGGCATGCCCGCGTTCGGGATGTCAGGCAGGGCCCTGACGGCCTGCTCTACGTGCTCACCGACGAACAGGATGGCAAACTGCTGCGTCTTCAGCCGCGCTGA
- a CDS encoding cytochrome b — protein MSQVNQQFAPLQRALHWGMAICILAMLFIGVGMVSTITPAYLMLVSIHKPLGIAILVLAVLRLIVRWRLGAPPLPRDMPEPMKLAAKLSHVAFYVLMLAMPLLGWAMLSAADYPVLVAGLHLPAIVSPDAGLHSRLWNAHKFLSFCFFALILLHLGAALFHALVRRDGVFEAMAPFPVHPSVDGRVVTKCAD, from the coding sequence ATGAGCCAAGTCAACCAGCAATTCGCGCCGTTGCAGCGGGCGCTTCATTGGGGCATGGCGATCTGCATCCTCGCGATGCTGTTCATCGGCGTCGGCATGGTCTCGACGATCACGCCCGCGTACTTGATGCTGGTCTCGATCCACAAGCCGTTGGGTATTGCGATCCTCGTGCTCGCGGTGCTGCGTCTGATCGTCCGCTGGCGCCTTGGTGCGCCGCCGTTGCCGCGTGACATGCCCGAGCCGATGAAGCTCGCCGCCAAACTCTCGCATGTCGCGTTCTATGTGCTGATGCTCGCGATGCCCTTGCTTGGTTGGGCCATGTTGTCGGCGGCGGACTACCCGGTGCTCGTCGCCGGGCTGCATCTGCCCGCCATCGTGTCGCCCGACGCCGGCCTGCACAGCCGGCTGTGGAACGCTCATAAGTTCCTCTCGTTCTGCTTCTTCGCGCTGATCCTGCTGCACCTCGGGGCCGCTCTGTTCCACGCGCTGGTGCGACGCGACGGCGTGTTCGAGGCCATGGCGCCATTCCCGGTACATCCGTCGGTCGACGGCAGGGTCGTGACCAAGTGCGCTGACTGA
- a CDS encoding catalase family peroxidase: MNERHPHSNKSFLGPLVLIAAVVVAVGAAFAYTAGWLTPARLTPTKIVEVLAPPAGPALGFRRAHAKGICFTGTFEANGAGSDLSKAQMFAAGTYPVTGRFNLASPDLKAPDGTARVRSLSLRIRTPDGQEWRSAMINAPFFPVATPQAFYDLQVASADKSHPDALKNFATAHPEIGAFSQWAGSAPFTSSYAEDRYNGINSFVFTNAQGQDQAVRWSFKPAAIPVPVSSDELKKREPDFLLADITERVAKATQRWAMTVMVAGPGDPTSDPSKAWPEDRRSVGVGTLSVTKIEPEADGSCRDINFDPTVLPAGMRTSDDPFPAARSAAYSVSYNRRTAEEKDYPRTPSIITTTTAGAKP, translated from the coding sequence ATGAACGAGCGACATCCTCACTCCAATAAGTCTTTTCTAGGGCCGCTCGTACTGATCGCGGCGGTGGTTGTCGCCGTCGGCGCCGCGTTCGCATACACAGCCGGTTGGTTGACACCCGCGCGCCTCACGCCGACCAAGATCGTCGAGGTGCTGGCGCCGCCCGCCGGACCGGCTCTCGGTTTCCGCCGCGCCCATGCCAAGGGTATCTGCTTCACCGGTACCTTCGAGGCCAACGGCGCGGGCAGCGATTTGTCCAAGGCACAGATGTTCGCCGCCGGCACCTATCCCGTGACCGGCCGCTTCAATCTCGCCTCGCCCGACCTCAAAGCGCCCGATGGCACGGCGCGCGTGCGCTCCCTGAGCCTGCGCATCCGAACGCCCGACGGCCAGGAGTGGCGCTCCGCGATGATCAATGCGCCGTTCTTCCCGGTCGCGACGCCGCAGGCTTTCTACGATTTGCAGGTGGCTTCCGCCGACAAGAGCCATCCGGATGCGTTGAAGAACTTCGCCACTGCGCACCCCGAGATCGGCGCGTTTAGCCAGTGGGCTGGCAGCGCGCCGTTCACCAGCTCGTACGCCGAAGACCGCTACAACGGCATCAACAGCTTCGTCTTCACTAACGCGCAGGGCCAAGACCAAGCCGTGCGCTGGTCCTTTAAGCCGGCCGCCATACCTGTGCCGGTCTCGAGCGACGAACTCAAGAAGCGCGAGCCCGATTTCCTGCTGGCCGACATCACCGAGCGCGTCGCGAAGGCTACGCAGCGCTGGGCTATGACGGTCATGGTCGCCGGCCCGGGCGACCCGACCTCCGACCCGAGCAAGGCTTGGCCGGAAGATCGCCGCAGCGTCGGCGTCGGCACCCTGTCGGTGACGAAGATTGAGCCCGAGGCCGATGGCTCATGCCGCGACATCAACTTCGATCCCACCGTGCTGCCGGCTGGCATGCGCACATCCGACGACCCTTTCCCCGCCGCACGTTCGGCCGCTTATTCGGTCTCGTACAACCGCCGGACCGCCGAAGAAAAAGACTATCCGCGCACCCCGTCCATCATCACCACCACCACCGCCGGAGCCAAGCCATGA